Proteins from a genomic interval of Nitrospirota bacterium:
- a CDS encoding ribbon-helix-helix protein, CopG family: protein MKIKTSITLPEELIRNIENLAGRQQNKSEFIEKAVRDYIERQVKLERNEGPYYS from the coding sequence GTGAAAATTAAGACATCAATCACTCTTCCGGAAGAACTTATTAGAAATATTGAAAATCTGGCCGGAAGGCAGCAGAATAAATCGGAATTTATTGAGAAGGCAGTAAGGGACTATATTGAAAGGCAGGTTAAATTAGAAAGGAATGAAGGACCTTATTATTCTTAA